One Patescibacteria group bacterium genomic window carries:
- a CDS encoding LCP family protein: MKNYDKKREISNGVNLLEEEKTEAKIKPAKKKKMAKVFSYPLVFLAIAFVIFSSKIIVSEQNPNSWIYKIPIIGQIKHLAESADKQLKGEDRDRINILLLGMGGKNHEGGYLTDTIMLASLEPSTKKVALLSIPRDLAIPMEGMGWRKINNVNAYAEAKNPGSGGVAISQALSDILKIPVDYFVRLDFAGFVNVLDELGGIEVYVENVLEDFSYPIMGMEEAEPYSARFEHLYIPIGWKKMDGELALKYVRSRYAYGIEGSDFARARRQQKVIEAAKNKFLSKSVLFRPSIITNIIDELHEHLSTNIKAWETIKLWNMFKDVSRENITNKVLDNSSSGLLIDTRGEEGAYILIPRSGDFAEIQYLANNIFSDAPAETKTKVKVEKASLDIRNGTWINGLASVTAMDLEKYGFNVIRVSNSSRKDFQKSVIYDLTYGEKMESLAILKEKTGANVSFVLPQWLADDIKKELENEKNPEQPDFILILGQDADKTSSGADNPEE, translated from the coding sequence ATGAAAAATTACGATAAAAAAAGAGAAATTTCCAACGGGGTGAATCTCCTGGAGGAAGAAAAAACAGAGGCGAAAATTAAACCGGCCAAAAAGAAAAAAATGGCCAAGGTTTTTTCTTATCCGCTGGTTTTTCTCGCGATCGCTTTTGTTATTTTTTCCAGCAAAATCATCGTTTCCGAGCAGAACCCGAATTCTTGGATCTACAAAATCCCGATTATCGGGCAAATCAAACACCTGGCCGAAAGCGCTGACAAACAGTTAAAAGGCGAAGACCGGGACAGGATTAATATCCTCCTCCTGGGGATGGGCGGGAAAAACCATGAAGGCGGATATTTGACCGACACGATTATGCTGGCCAGCCTGGAGCCTTCAACAAAAAAAGTAGCCCTGCTTTCCATTCCCCGAGATTTGGCCATACCCATGGAAGGAATGGGCTGGAGAAAAATAAACAACGTCAACGCTTATGCCGAAGCAAAAAATCCGGGCAGCGGCGGAGTCGCCATCTCGCAGGCCTTAAGCGATATCCTGAAAATCCCGGTTGATTATTTCGTCCGCCTAGACTTTGCCGGTTTTGTTAATGTTTTAGATGAATTGGGCGGAATTGAAGTTTATGTGGAAAATGTTTTGGAAGATTTCAGCTATCCGATAATGGGCATGGAAGAAGCCGAACCTTACTCGGCCAGGTTTGAGCATCTTTATATCCCGATCGGCTGGAAAAAGATGGACGGCGAATTGGCCCTAAAATATGTCCGTTCCCGCTACGCTTACGGGATTGAAGGTTCGGATTTCGCCCGCGCCCGGCGCCAGCAAAAAGTCATAGAAGCGGCCAAAAATAAATTTTTGTCAAAAAGCGTATTGTTCCGGCCAAGCATAATTACCAACATTATAGATGAACTCCATGAGCATTTGAGCACTAATATAAAAGCCTGGGAAACGATAAAACTCTGGAATATGTTTAAAGACGTTTCCCGGGAAAATATCACCAACAAGGTTTTGGATAACAGCTCAAGCGGCCTTTTGATTGACACCCGAGGCGAAGAAGGCGCTTATATTTTAATCCCGAGAAGCGGCGACTTTGCGGAAATCCAATATTTGGCCAATAATATTTTTTCTGACGCTCCCGCAGAAACCAAAACAAAGGTTAAAGTGGAAAAGGCTTCTTTGGACATAAGGAACGGCACCTGGATAAACGGACTGGCCAGCGTCACTGCCATGGATTTGGAAAAATACGGATTTAACGTTATCCGCGTCAGCAACTCAAGCCGGAAAGATTTTCAAAAATCGGTAATCTATGACCTTACTTACGGGGAAAAAATGGAATCGTTAGCCATCTTAAAAGAAAAAACAGGAGCTAATGTTTCTTTTGTCCTGCCCCAGTGGCTGGCTGATGATATAAAAAAAGAGCTGGAAAATGAAAAAAACCCGGAGCAACCGGACTTTATCCTGATACTGGGCCAGGATGCGGATAAAACCTCCTCGGGAGCGGATAATCCGGAAGAGTAA
- a CDS encoding four helix bundle protein, with translation MADKNTNYDLEERLAKFAERVIDLVRRLPNNSINQKLIPQAVGSSGSSGANYCEACEAESKKDFKHKIGIVKKELRETKHWLRLIAKANPEQIDELRKLRKECHELLLIFSKILRSCNN, from the coding sequence GTGGCGGATAAAAATACTAATTATGATTTAGAAGAGAGATTGGCTAAGTTCGCGGAAAGAGTGATTGATTTAGTTAGAAGATTGCCTAATAACAGCATTAACCAAAAATTAATTCCTCAAGCCGTAGGCTCTTCCGGCTCTTCGGGAGCTAATTATTGCGAGGCCTGCGAAGCGGAAAGCAAGAAGGATTTTAAGCATAAAATAGGGATAGTTAAAAAAGAATTAAGAGAAACTAAGCATTGGTTGAGACTGATAGCTAAAGCAAACCCCGAACAAATAGATGAACTTCGGAAATTACGGAAAGAATGCCATGAACTTTTACTTATATTTTCAAAAATATTAAGATCCTGCAATAATTGA